Part of the Paenibacillus aurantius genome, CGGAAGAAGAAAAGCGGTTTGGCACAAGGCCCGCAGCCGTCTTCCCCGGAGATGATAGACCAGCAGGGCTCCGGCAAGGGGCATCACCAGCTGGATAAGGGCATAAGCCCCTGTCAGAACCGCCATGTTCCGCAGGGCGATATGAAACGTAGGGTCTGAGGCCAGGGCTTTGTAATGGGTTAGACCGGTCCAGCGGTTAAGATTAGCCCCGTTCCACTCATAGAACGATTTCAGAAGGGCAATGGCCAGCGGGTAAAATTTAAAGATGCCCATGGAAGCGAAGATGGGGATCAGGAACCCGTAGGGCATCAGCTTGCGGCTTAATCCGGCCGAACCCGGGCGGGTCCCGGACTGCTTCGTCTTGCCAGATACGGTCGGTTTCATCCTGCCCCTCCTTCGCTCCCCTGGTCGTTATCGTTTATTCATTCATGCTGCGGTAACGGCCGGGAGAGCAGCCGACCTTGCGCCGGAACAGCTGGGTAAAGAAGGCGGGGTCCTCGTAGCCGACTCGATGGGCCACGCTGATGACCTTTTCATCCCCCTCCTCCAAATATTGCTTGGCCCGGTCGATGCGGATGCTGTGAATGCGGTCGGTTACCGTTTCCCCCGTTTCCTGCTTGAAGATCCGATTGAGCTGCCGGGAGCTGATGCCGAACAGCTCGCACAGCTCGGGGATCGGAAGCTTCTTGTCGAAATGCCTTTCAAGAAACCCGGTGATCCGGCGGACAAGCAGCGTATGCTCCCCTTCCTTCGTTTTCCTGCTTTCCTTCACCAGCCGCATCGTATAGCAGCGGGACAACAGAACGAGCAGCTGCAGCATTTGAAGCTTCAGGATGGTCTGGAATCCCGAGCGGCGCGCCTCCCATTCGGCAATCATCCCCTCAAGCAGCGAAAGCACTTGAGCGGAGCTGTTACCGTTCAGGTTAAGCCGGTGGTGAAACCGCTCTCTTTTGTCAAGAAACGGATGCACGTAGAAGTAATCCATCGATTGGGAGATGCCGAGCTCCTTCAGCAGGGACTCGTGAATCAGCTCCGGGGTAAAGAGACAATTGATGATCTCCAGCCTCTCCCCGGGTTCGGTACGATAGGCATGCACTTCCCCCGGATTGATAATGAAAACGTCCCCCGCGTGGATCGGGTAGCTCTCCTCCTCGAACAGATGCTCACCGCTCCCGCTGACGAGATACACCAGCTCGATAAAATCATGGCTGTGCTCGGCCGGAAGGTTGTGCTCGTCGTGGAAGCAGCGGTTGATATAGAAGGGCAGCGGAAGCTCGTTCATGAATTGGGACCGTTTTAACTGCCTGACCATCCTCAACACCTCCTACTCCGGCGAATAGGCCATAGTGGTAAAAAGCGCCAATGCCTCCTGGCTCGTGTCCAGGCGGCTGTGCTGCACGACAACGGGCACGCTGCTCTCCACCTGAATGGCGTAGGGCACGCCCACCGGAACGGGGTTCCCCTCATCATCCGTCAGCCGGTCGAGCCGGATGTGATGCGTCCGCCTGGCCCCGCAGAACGAGCGGAAGCGGTCCATGGGCTCCCGGTCCTCAAAGTAAAACGTCAAGCGGATCGCGGCGTCCTCCTCACCCAGATTGAGAACGCAAACCGCTTCGTGGCTGATCTGCTCCCCGGTGCTGCGGGCGGGCAGGTAGCCGTCGGGAATAAGCCAGATGGTCTTGCCGATCATTCGCTTCCCTCCCTTTCCTTTGCTTTCCTTGTCTCCATCATACAGCTCCAAGCCCGCCAGATCATAGCCTTTTCGGCCATTTAACAAGTCATTTGCGCCATCTTTCGAGCGGAGAAGCAGGTTATCCGGCCAGGATGACCTCGATCGCTCTCCGCTGAAGGCTCTGAACATGGCCGGCAGGCGCCTGAGAGTCTGTAATGACCGAGTGAATTCCGTCCCAGCCGCTGATCATGGTAAAGGCCTGCACATCGAATTTGCTTCCGTCCGCAAGGACGAATACTTGATCCGCCATTGCCACCATTTTGCGTTTGACGCGGGCCTGAAGCTCATTGGATTCGCTTATTCCGCGCTCCAGATGGACGCCTTTGCAGGAGAGAAAGGCTTTGTTGACGTGATATTCCTCGAGAAACTGCTCGGCCAGCGGGCCGACATAGGATAGTGATTTGGGGACGAGGGTCCCCCCCGTTCCAATCACGGTTATGTTCTTTCTTTCGCTGAGCAGGAGGCTGATCCGGAGGGAATTGGTAAGCACGGTGAGCGGGATGTCCGGCAGCTGCACGGCCAGCTGGATGGCTGTAGTGCTCGCATCGAGGACGATCCGGTCGTTCGGCTCCAGCAGCCGGGCCGCAGCCGCGGCAATGCTCTGCTTCTCCCCGGCATGCACGGCCTCGCGCAGCTCGTGGGAGGTTTCCGTCGACTGGGCCTGAGCCCGGACCGCTCCTCCATAGCTGCGGAGAAGATGGCCCTCGCTTTCGAGACGGTCCAGATCCCGCCGGATGGTTTCGTCCGTCACCCGGCACAGCTGGCTGAGATCGGCCACCCTTACGCTTCCCCATTCGTTAACCAGCCTCAGAATATGCTGATACCTCTCCGCGGCAAGCATCTAGGTCCCCTCCTCCCCTATCGTATGGCCGACCGGATCATGCCCGGACGAGTAGCGGCTTCCGCTCCTTCCTGTACGATTATCCATCGTCACCTCATCCGGTCGAAGTTGAGCACCCGGTCTTTCACCTGAACGAAGTTATCTGGGTTGACATACTCCAAAATAAACGGGAGCCCTTCCGTATGCCGGTGATACAGCTCCAGAAAGGCCGGCCAGCGGATATCTCCGTCTCCGACGATCCGACCGTAAGCATCGTTTACCTTGCGGTCCTTTCCGTGAAAGTAAGCGATGTGGGGGGCCAGATAGGAGAACATGTCCTCCTCCGAGCTGTTCGCAATGAGGTTAGCCGGATCGAGCAGCACTTGAACGTGCTCCGAGCCGACCTGTTCCAGGAAATCCCTTGTCCGCTTGGCGCTCGGTACAACGTCGAGGACACATGGCTCAAGGGCGACCTTAACGCCATAATGACCCGCCCGTTCGGCGAGCCATCGGAAGGTGTCCACGAAGGCGGCAAAGACCGATTCATACGTTTCGGCTTGAATGCCTCTCTTCCCCGGGACGAAGCCGCATTCGGTGGCTACCACCGGAACTCCGCAGGACGCCGCCAGCTCCATATGGCGCTCGAAGTATGCGAGGTTGGCTTGCAGCTCTTCCTTATCCGGCTCCAGCAGATTGGTGAAGACGCCGAGGGAGGCCACTTCCACGCCGTGCCGGCGGTACGTTTCCACGATGTCCCGGCAGCGTTCGTTCGTCATGGCCGACAGATCCGAGCGTCCGTTATATTTCCAATAATTCGAATCCGTTTGGGAGAAGCACAGCTCCGTCCAGACGAACCCATTCGACGCCATCTTCTGCGCCGCTTCCTCGTTGGTGAGCTTAGGAAAGCTTCGGGATACGACTCCTATTTCCATATGGGTCACGATCCTTTCTTGGGGAGATGAAGAGCACGCGGCTCGCCGCGCCGCCAGGGAACGGCGAAGCCGGTCAGCAGAAGCGCCGCCAGGCCGGTCAGCGCGAGCCAAACCTCCCTGCCTCCGGCGGGTGCCGTTCCCAAAGCCATGGGGAGTCCCCGGCAAAGAAGCAGCAGCCACAGCTGGACGGCAAGGAGCCGGGCGGCGGCAGTCCAGCCCCGCCTGCGCATAATCCGGGTCCGTAAAAAGTGCTGACTGTAGAAAACATAGGCGAGCCACAAGATGCCGAACAGCAGAAAGGTCATGTTGTCGATACCTTTCCAGGAGAAGGGGTCCACCCGGTTATAAGCCAGCAGGCTCAGCACCAGGCTGCGGAGCTCGAGCCAATTCCAGAGGCCGAGGACGGAAGCGAGAGCGGCTCCCGCCAGGGAGAGAAGGGCCGCCGAATTCCGCCGGCGATGTTCCAGCAGGGGATCCATCATCCCGCCTCCCTTTCTTCCCGGGCTACCCTTTGCAGAACCTGCAAAGTGTGCCGGCGGGCCTCTTCGCTCTCTACAAGCGAAGTCCGTTTGACGAAATCGGCCAGGCGGGCAAGCTTGCGGGCGTAAGCTTGACGCGCCTTTTTCTGCAGCCTCTGCAGCTCATCGGTCCGGTTCTGCTCCTGGAGAGGAATCATTCTTCGGAGATAAGGAAGGGTCCACTCCTGCGGGACGGCTCCCGTGGCGGCGATCGTTTCCAGATCGGCCAGCTTGCTCCCGATCAACCGGCTCAGCCAGAAGCGCATATACCACAGAGAGGCCATCATGATAAGAGCCAGGAATAGGGCGAACAGAAGCAGGGTCAGCAGGATGGTGCTCATAGCCCGGCCGCCCCCCTCAGCTCCAGCTCTCCGGCAAAATGACAAGCCGCGTAGTGCCCGTCCCCGACCGCTTTCATCTCGGGAGCCTCCTGGCGGCATAGCTCTTTGGCATACGGGCAACGGGGGTGAAAGTAACAGCCGGTGGGAGGGTTGGCCGGGTTCGCCACCTCGCCCGAGAGGATAATCCGGTCCGATTTATGGCGCGGATCCGGGATGGGCTTCGCCGACAGAAGGGCTTCGGTGTACGGATGACGCGGGGAGGCGAACAGGGACTCGGTCTCCGCCGTCTCCACCATCTTGCCCACATACATGACCCCCACCCGGTCGGAAATATGCTGAATCACGCCGAGGTCGTGGGAAATGAACAAGTAGCTGAGGTTAAGATCGGCCTGCAGATCCTCCAGCAGATTGAGAATCTGCGCCTGAACCGACACGTCGAGGGCCGAAACCGCCTCGTCGCAGACGATGAAGGAAGGGTCCGTCGCCAGGGCGCGGGCGATCCCGATCCGCTGTCTCTGGCCTCCGCTGAAGGCGTGGGGATATCGCTCCAGGTGGCGGCTGTTCAGACCCACCATTTCCATCAGAGAAGAGACCCGCTGCTTCAGCTCCGAGCCGCCCATCAGGCCGTTGCACACAAGGGGCTCGGCAATGATGTTGAACACGGTCATTCGTGGATTCAACGAGGAGTATGGATCCTGAAAAATCAGCTGCATGTCGCGTCGGATCGCCCTCAGCTCGCGCCGGTCCAGCTCCAGAACATTGCGCATCATCCCCTTCCTGTCGCGGAACAGCACCTCGCCGGAGGATGGCTCCACGGCACGCAAAATGCAGCGCCCGAGCGTCGTCTTGCCGCAGCCCGATTCGCCGACGAGTCCGAAGGTTTCGCCGGGACGAATGGCAAACTGCACATCGTCTACTGCCTTCACATAGCCGGCGGTTCTCTGCAGAAAGCCCTTGCGGATCGGAAAATACTTCTTCACCGCCTTAACCTCCAGCACCGCCTGCTTGGCGTAACCCGCATCCGTTTTCATCGTACGGCCTCCTTTCTTGCGTCCTGTCCGCCGACAAGTACACAGCGGACGAAATGGCCTTCCTCGATCTCCGTAAGCGGAATGTCCTCCCGGTTGCACATCCCGTCGACCGCGTGCTTGCAGCGGGTGTAGAAGCCGCACCCCTTCGGCAGGTTCATCGGGAACGGTACCGTGCCTTCGATCGATTCGAGCCGGCGGTTCCCCCGGCCGATGGTCGGAATGGAATTCAGCAGGGCTTTCGTATACGGATGTTTGGGCGCGTGGAACAGGGTGTCGACGTCCGTATATTCGACGACCTTGCCCAGGTACATGACCGCCACATCGTCCGACATCTCGGCAATGACGCCCAGATCGTGCGTAATGAAGATGACCGAGGTGTCCCGGCTCTCCTTCAGGTCATTGATCAGCTGAAGCACCTGCGCCTGTACCGTCACGTCGAGGGCAGTCGTCGGCTCATCGGCAATGAGAACGGAGGGATGGCAGGACAGCGCCATGGCGATCATCGCCCGCTGCCTCATCCCGCCGGAGAGCTGGTGGGGATACTCCCCCATCCTCTGCTCGGGGTTAGACATGCCGACCTTGCGGAGGATCTCGACTCCGATCCGGTAAGCCTCCTCTTTGTCATCCGTTTCATGAAGGAGGATCGCCTCCATAATCTGATTTCCGATCGTATGGATCGGGGAGAAGGCCTTCATCGGCTCCTGAAAAATCATCGCGATCTCCCCGCCCCGGATGTCCCGGATTTCTTTGCCCCGGGGGTCCAGCCGGATCAGGTCCACCTCCTCGAGACCGCCCTCCGGCCGCATGCGCTTCAGCTTAATCTCCCCTTCCACCCGGCCGGGGGAAGGCACGATCCGGAGAAGCGCTTGGGAGGTAACGCTTTTGCCGCAGCCGCTTTCCCCGACGATGCCGAGCGTTTTGCCGCGCTTGATGCGCAGGTCAATGCCATCCACCGCCTTCAGGACTCCTTCGTCCAGATGAAAATGAACCTTGACGTCCTTCATTTCCAGAATGACGGCATCGGCTTCTGCCGTGTTTCCTTTCATAACGGGTTCACCTCGCTATTTGTAGGGATCCGCGGCGTCGCGCAGTCCATCTCCCAAAAAGTTGAACATCAGAACGGTCAGGATGATGAAGGCGGCCGGCCAGAGCAGCCATGGGTAATGGGCAAGCGTCTGCAGGTTCTGGGAATCCTGCAGCAGAACCCCCCAGCTGACAACCGGAGGCTGCAGGCCGATGCCGAGAAAGCTGAGCGCCGTTTCGCCGAGAATGGTTCCCGGGATCGACAAGGTGACGTTCACGATGATGTAGCTGGCGAAGGACGGGATCAGGTGCTTCCGGATGATCCGGAAGTCGCTCGCTCCCGCGAGCCGGGCCGCCAGCGTGAAGTCTTCCTCCCGAAGGGAAAGCATTTTGCCCCGGACCACACGGGCGAGCCCCGTCCAGCCGATAATCGAGAAGATGATGATCAGCCCGAAGTAGATCTGAAGCGCTGTCCAGCCCTTCGGCAGGGCGGCCGATAAAGCCATCCACAGCGGGATGGTCGGGATGCAGATGAGGAGGTCGATCGTGCGCTGGATGATGGTGTCGGTCACCCCGCCCAGGTAACCGGATATTCCTCCGAGCAGAAGGCCGAGAATCAAGGTCAGCACAATGCCTAGCAGACCGAACGAAAGCGAGATGCGGGCTCCGTACAGAATGCGGGAGAACAGGTCGTGGCCCAGTTTATCTGTCCCCATGAGAAGCAGCGGGCTGTCGGCATCCTTCAGACCGAACAAGTGGCGGTCCATCGGGATAAGGCCCCACATTTTGTAAGGCTCCCCCTTCACAAAGAGGGAAATGGAGTACTTCTTCTCCGGATCCTCCGAGAATGTCCGCCGGAAGGTCTGCGGATCCACCTTCTCGCTCATTCCGTAGACGAAGGGCTGCAAGGAGAAGCCTTTCTCGGGATCGACGAAGTGGATTTGGGAGGGCGGCGAATTTTTGTAAGCCGTGAACCGGGTTTCCGTTCCGTACGGACTAAGAAATTCACAGAAGAGCGCCACCAGATACAGCAGCAGAAGGACGATGGAGGAGAAGACCGCCAGCCGGTGCTTCTTGAACTTCCACCACATGAGCTGCCATTGGGAAGCGACCTCGAGGCTCGGATCCCGGGCTTCCTTCCGCCGGCGTCCCGCTCCCGTTCGTTTAAGCCGGTTCGCAATCGTGGTCATGGCGCTCATTCGCTAACCCCCCCGAAGCGGATTCTCGGATCGACGGCCGCGAGCAGAATATCGGAGAGCAGGGTTCCTATGACCGTCATAACACTCAGGATCAGAAGAAAGCTTCCCGTCAGATACATATCCTGGAACATCAGCGCCTTCAGCAGCATGGGTCCGGTGGTCTGGAGATTGAGGACGATCGAGACGATCGCCTCGCCGGAAATAAGGGCCGGCAGCGTCCAGCCGATGGTGCTGATCAGCGGATTAATCGCCATCCGGACGGGATATTTGAACAGGAGCTTCCTCTCGGCCACCCCTTTGGCCCGGGCCGTGATCACATACTGCTTAGACAGCTCATCGAGCAGCATCCCCCTCGTTACCCGGATGAGCGAAGCCGTTCCGGACATCCCGATCACGATAACCGGAAGAATCAGCCTCGGCAGCATGTTCATGATTTTGGCCGCATTCCAAGGGGCATCCACGAATTCAGGAGAGAACAGCCCGGTAATCGAGACCCCTGTCTGGACGAAGATGAAATAAACGAGGATGAGGGCGATCAGAAAGCCGGGAACGGCGAGGCCGATAAAGCCGATAAAGGTGAAGATGTAATCGAACACGGAATATTGATGAGTCGCCGAGTAGATGCCGATGGGAATGGCTACCGCCCAGACGAAGACCAGGGAGATGAGCGAGATCACCACGGTCAGCGCAAGGCGCGGGCCGATGACGTCGGCTACCGGCTGGTTCCATTGGAAGGAACGGCCCAAATCGCCATGCAGAATAATATTTTTGAGCCATATGAAATATTGCATGTACATCGATTTGTCGAGCCCGTATTCTGCCTGCAGATTGAGGATGGTGCTTTCCGAAACGGCATTGCCGGCCAGCTTCAGCTGCGCGATATAGGTGGTTAGGAAATCGCCGGGCGGCAGCTGGATGATGACGAAGACGATCATGCTGATGGCAATGAGCAGCGGGATCAGCTGCAGGACCCGGTAGGATATGTAATTCAACATAGGGATCCTCCTTTCCATAAGAAGCCGGGGGAGAGGGCTCCTCCCGCCCCGGCTCTGCTAACGGTCATTCTCATTTGCCGAAGAAAAATTGCTCCCCGCTGAAGTTGGCCGCGATCGCGAAGCTGGAGTCGCTCGGAATGTTGCGGAGCTTGGCGTTCACGATCAACGGCTGCTTCACCTCCGAAATCGGGATGAAATAGTACACCTTGTCTTTCATCTCCTGCTTAACCTGCTCGATGATCTTCTTCGCATCCGTCGGATTCGCCGCCGCCGCATTGTCGATCAACGTATACAGCTTTTTGACATCCGCAGGCGGTTCTTTCCCCTCCTTGCCTCCGGTCGTCCGCCATTTGTCCCACAGGGTTCCCCAGTTCGCCGTGCCCCAATCGCCCATGTACCATAGCGGAGTATGGGTCCAGATCATCGAGGCCTGCAGCTGATTGGCTTCGCGGCGTGTCGTATAGAGCGTCTGGTCGATCGTTTTCATCGTCACGTTCAGCCCGAGCTGCTTCCACATTTCCACCACCAGTTGGGTCATCGGAACAATGTCCGGCGCCTGGGCCCCCACCTCGAACGGAATGGTGAAGACTTTGCCGTCCGGACCCAGCCGCTTGCCGTCCGGTCCTTTCTTCAAGCCCATGTCGTCCAGCAGCTGGTTGGCCTTGGTCAGGTCAAAGGCCGGATCTTCGATGGTCCCCGGCTTGGCGAAGCCGTAATAGATTGTATCGATAATCTCCTTGCGGTTTAGAGCCAGATTCAACGCCTGCCGGAAGCGGACATCCTGCACCACCTTCTGCCAGGCCGGATCGTCGAACGTCTGGTTCAAGTAAATGTCCGTCGGCGTCACGTGCATGTTGGCGAGAAGGGCCTTGTAGCCGCTTTTCTCGTTCTCTTTGTAGAGGGGCATCTTCACAAGAGCCGCCGACTCCCGGGAGAAATCCACCTCGCCGGCAATGGTCTTCAAGCCGACCATCTCGATATCCTGAACGAGCGTGCTTTGGATCCGGTCAATGTAAGGCAGCTGGTTGCCGGCCGTATCGACCTTGAAGTAATAAGGATTCCGTTCGTAGCTTGCCATGTTCTCGGTGTATTTGGTCATCACCCACGGATAGAGGACGGGGAACCCGACGGCTTTCTGGTTGGCGAGCTCCCAGTTCGTGATGTCCTTGTCGTTGAAGAGGTTAACCCATTCCCCCGGCTGAAATCCGGCTTCCTTGATAGCGGGCTCCAGCTTCTCGAGAGGGGTGTATTTCTTGTGGAACTGCTTGAGGTAATGGGCCGGCTTCACGAGCTCGGTGTACCCCCGCCAGCCTTGAATGGCCAGCCGGATCAGAATGCCGCCGTACGGCCGGTCGAACGAAATCTTGAAATTGTACTCATCCGTTACCTCCAGCTTGAGCGGGGCTCCTTCGGCGACCCCGCCCGACCGCAGCCATACGGGGAAGATCGGCGTAAGCTCCGGGTTGTTCAACACATCCTCCACCGTAAACCGCACATCCTCGGTGGTCACCGGCTTGCCGTCCGACCATTTCAAGCCCTTGCGCATCTCAAAGGAAATGGTCTTCTGGTCGTCGCTCATCTTGTAGCCCTTCAGCACATTGCCGGTAATCTCCTCACCGAGAATCCCGGGCGTGTTCAGCAGAGGCTCGTTGTTCATGACGAATACGTCCGCATCCCAGTTTGGCGCCGAAGTAACCGTTCTCATGACTCCGCCGTACGTGCCGATCTCATACTTCATCTGGGAGGAGGGGATTTCATTGGTGATTTTGAAATCGGAGGGCAGCCGTTCCTTCACCGCGGCCAGATTCTTTCCGTCCAGGAAAGGAGATTGCTTGAAATCCGTCGGGATCGTTTGGGCTCCCGCCTGCCCTCCTCCTTCCGGCGCTTTCGTGGCTTCCGGAGGCTTGGCGGAGGCCGAGGGGGACGGGGACGTTGAAATGGCGGCGCTTTCACAACCGGTTAGAGCAACAGCCAAGCTGAGAGCGGAAACCAGGAGCAGGTTCCTTGATCTTCTCCATGACTTCATGAGCAACCCTCCGATTTTCTTGATTCTTGTTTGAGTTTTTTGGACTCCCCCCCATTTTTATTCCGAAGAACCAAATAATCAACAGCCAAGTCAGTAAATTGTCTGAAAATTCAAAAACAGAGCCAAATCCTCTACTCTCGTCTTTGAATCGACACCGAATACCCCACACGGATGGCGGAATCGCCTATTTTGAGGGCGCCCGTCCTCTCCTCCTGCCCCAAGAATACCGCTTCCCGTCTGGAGAAAACGCTTTTCCCGCGGCAAACTCCCACAAAAACAAAAAAAGTCCCACATGGGACTTTTGGGACCAACTCCAAGCCCGCCTGCCCGCGGCCCTGCAAGTCCTTAGCCCTGCTTCCTCATCTGCTGAGGAGTGAGGCCGAAGGCTTGCTTGAAGATGCGGTAGAATTGGGTTTTGTCCGGATATCCGACGCTTCGTCCGATGGCTTCCGCCGTTTCGTCCGTTTCGAGCAGAAGACGCTTGGCCTCCCGAAGCCGGATCTCCTGCACGTATTCGGTGAAGGTGGAGCCGAGCTGCTCTTTGAAGATCTTGCCGATGTAATAAGGGGAATAGAAGCTTTCCCGGGAAAGGTCCTGAAGCGTGATGCGGTCCGTATAATGCTCCTCGATATAGGTCAAGAGACCGGGCAATACGTTGCAGGCATCCCGGTGCTCGGTCCCCGCCAGGTTCTTCTGCATCATCCGGAAGGTTCGGGTCAGCAGAAGAGTCGTATAGCCGCGAAGCATGGAGCGGTATCCTTCTTTCTTGGCCGTGAACTCCTCCATCATCGCGTCCAGCAGGCCTTCCAGCTCAAGCATCGGCTTGCCGCGAAAGGAGACATGGCAGGCCGTTCCCGGAACCTTCCCTCCGAACTCCCGGAAGAGAGCGGGGGACAGCTCATAGGAAGCAGGCAAATCGGACACCGTTGTTCTTTCCTGCTCGCTTAGAAAATCCGGCTCGAACAGCAGATTGATGTACTGCATTTCCCCGGGGGAAGTAAACGAATGATAATCCCCCGGATTGATCCAAATCAGATCGCCCCGCTGGACGGGAAAGCCCTGTCCATTGATCAGCTGGGTGCCGGTTCCCCTCCAGATATAAACAAGCTCAATGAACGTATGCGTATGCTCCGGAAACGTTTCGTGAGGCTGACAGGACAGCTTCTGAAGGGCGACTTTCTCATCGTGCTCAATGTAATCTCCCGTGAGCAATACAATCATCTTCCACACTCCATTCTCATGGTCATGAAGGAATTCGATAGGCTGCTTCCCTTACGGTAATGTCACATGCACAAAGCTCCCTGTTTTATTCTATGCCGCGGGGACGAACACCTGCCTGCCCAAAAGAAAAAGAAACCGCGGGCGGGCGGTTTCCTTTGGTTGACGCTTTCTAAGTTTCTAAGGAAGAAGGCTTACGGAGAGGCCGTCTCCGGGGGGCGCGCTCCCCGTTTCAGCTCCCGGATCGAATAGCCGAAGTCCATCTGCAGGTGGGGATAATCCGGAAATCCGGACCAGTCTCCTCCCCAGGAGAACCCCAGGCCTTTGGCCAGGGCCACGACTTCCATCCAGTCCGCCTTGCCGTTCCGGTTGCCGTCGTATTTCAAATCCCAGAGGACTTTGCCGTCCTTGGTCTTCAGGGCAAAATCAACGGCCAGGCCGTAGTTATGATAGGAATCTCCACCCTGGACCTGGGTGACAACGGAGCCGCCGTCCTCCCTTCCCTTGCGGTAAAGGGCGTTCTGCTCCTCTACGGTGCGCAGGCCGTCGGTGATCAGAATCGGGATGCCCGCCTTGCGCGCGGCAGCTTCGAGCTCCGCCTGCTTGGCCGCAACGACCGGGTGAAGCTTGTCCACCGGAGGGACGTTCTTCTTGCTCTCTATGCCCCAATCGGGTAGAAGCTTATCGGCAAGAGGAAGCGGGCGAAGGAGCAGAATACCGGCGGCCGCCATGAGGGCCAGCAGGAAGATAGATCGTTTCTTGGCTTTGCGGGCAAGGGCCGGAGCGCTCTGCCTCGCGTAGGAATAGTTCGTTTTCATCCTCCTATCCTACCATGTCTGTTCTCGGAATGCAGCATCAAGGCAAAACGGCATGACCTGCCGGGATTCGGCTCCGGCTGACCGGAAGGATGATCTCGATGGTCGTGCCGCGGTTAACCCGGCTGGCGGCGCGAAACTCTCCGTGCAGGGACTCCACGATCTTGATGCTGACCATAAGACCAAGTCCGGTTCCGTTCTCCTTGGTGGTATAGAAGGGCTCGCCCAGACGGGAGATCCCTTCCTCGGGAATTCCGCATCCCTGATCCGTGAAGCGGATGCTGAGCTTTCCTTCGGGGAGCTCTTCCAGCTCCACCAGCAGCTTCCCGCCGGACGGCATGGAGTCCATGGCGTTTTTGATCACGTTAACAAAGACCTGCTTAAGCTGATTCTCGTCGCAGTCCACCAGGGAGCACAGGCTTTTGAATTCCGTTTGAACATCGATGTTGTTCAGGATGGCCTGAGGCTCCAGCAGCTTGAGAATGCTCTGGAGCACGTGCCGGACGTTGTTAGGCTGGCAGCGCATGGCCTGGGGCTTGGCCACCACCATAAACTCATTGATGATGAAGTGAATCCGGTCGAGCTCCGCGAGCATAATTTCGTAGAACTCATGATGAACGGCATTCCGCGACTTCAGCAGCTGGGTGAACCCCTTCAGCGCGGTGAGCGGATTGCGGATCTCATGAGCA contains:
- a CDS encoding ABC transporter permease, yielding MLNYISYRVLQLIPLLIAISMIVFVIIQLPPGDFLTTYIAQLKLAGNAVSESTILNLQAEYGLDKSMYMQYFIWLKNIILHGDLGRSFQWNQPVADVIGPRLALTVVISLISLVFVWAVAIPIGIYSATHQYSVFDYIFTFIGFIGLAVPGFLIALILVYFIFVQTGVSITGLFSPEFVDAPWNAAKIMNMLPRLILPVIVIGMSGTASLIRVTRGMLLDELSKQYVITARAKGVAERKLLFKYPVRMAINPLISTIGWTLPALISGEAIVSIVLNLQTTGPMLLKALMFQDMYLTGSFLLILSVMTVIGTLLSDILLAAVDPRIRFGGVSE
- a CDS encoding ABC transporter substrate-binding protein, producing the protein MKSWRRSRNLLLVSALSLAVALTGCESAAISTSPSPSASAKPPEATKAPEGGGQAGAQTIPTDFKQSPFLDGKNLAAVKERLPSDFKITNEIPSSQMKYEIGTYGGVMRTVTSAPNWDADVFVMNNEPLLNTPGILGEEITGNVLKGYKMSDDQKTISFEMRKGLKWSDGKPVTTEDVRFTVEDVLNNPELTPIFPVWLRSGGVAEGAPLKLEVTDEYNFKISFDRPYGGILIRLAIQGWRGYTELVKPAHYLKQFHKKYTPLEKLEPAIKEAGFQPGEWVNLFNDKDITNWELANQKAVGFPVLYPWVMTKYTENMASYERNPYYFKVDTAGNQLPYIDRIQSTLVQDIEMVGLKTIAGEVDFSRESAALVKMPLYKENEKSGYKALLANMHVTPTDIYLNQTFDDPAWQKVVQDVRFRQALNLALNRKEIIDTIYYGFAKPGTIEDPAFDLTKANQLLDDMGLKKGPDGKRLGPDGKVFTIPFEVGAQAPDIVPMTQLVVEMWKQLGLNVTMKTIDQTLYTTRREANQLQASMIWTHTPLWYMGDWGTANWGTLWDKWRTTGGKEGKEPPADVKKLYTLIDNAAAANPTDAKKIIEQVKQEMKDKVYYFIPISEVKQPLIVNAKLRNIPSDSSFAIAANFSGEQFFFGK
- a CDS encoding AraC family transcriptional regulator, with translation MIVLLTGDYIEHDEKVALQKLSCQPHETFPEHTHTFIELVYIWRGTGTQLINGQGFPVQRGDLIWINPGDYHSFTSPGEMQYINLLFEPDFLSEQERTTVSDLPASYELSPALFREFGGKVPGTACHVSFRGKPMLELEGLLDAMMEEFTAKKEGYRSMLRGYTTLLLTRTFRMMQKNLAGTEHRDACNVLPGLLTYIEEHYTDRITLQDLSRESFYSPYYIGKIFKEQLGSTFTEYVQEIRLREAKRLLLETDETAEAIGRSVGYPDKTQFYRIFKQAFGLTPQQMRKQG
- a CDS encoding M15 family metallopeptidase, with protein sequence MKTNYSYARQSAPALARKAKKRSIFLLALMAAAGILLLRPLPLADKLLPDWGIESKKNVPPVDKLHPVVAAKQAELEAAARKAGIPILITDGLRTVEEQNALYRKGREDGGSVVTQVQGGDSYHNYGLAVDFALKTKDGKVLWDLKYDGNRNGKADWMEVVALAKGLGFSWGGDWSGFPDYPHLQMDFGYSIRELKRGARPPETASP